In the Agromyces flavus genome, CCCGGGCGCCCGGCGCGCTGCCGCTCGGTGCGGTGGTGCTGCTGGCCGCGCTCACGAGCCTGGGGGTCGCGGCGCTGGGATGGCTCGTGGGCGTCGTCGTCGGGTTCGCGCTCGCGCTGCTCATGCTCGGGTTCCGCATCGCCGAGCGCGCCGTGCTCCCGTTCGTGATCCTCAGCCAGACGGTTCCGCTCATCGCGCTCGCGCCGCTCATCCGCAACTGGGGCTCGCGCCTCGAGTTCGGCGCGTTCTCGTGGGAGAGCTGGATGTCGGTCGTCATCATCGCGAGCTACCTCGCGTTCTTCCCGGTCGCCGTCGGGGCCCTGCGCGGCCTGCAGTCCCCTGAGGCCGCGCACCTCGACCTCATGCGCAGCTATGCGGCCGGATGGTGGAGGACGCTGTTCCGGCTGCGCCTGCCCGCGAGCGTGCCGTTCCTCATCCCCGCGATGCGACTCGCGGCAGCCAATGCCGTCGTCGGCACGGTCGTCGCCGAGATCTCGGTCGGCTTCACGGGGGGCATCGGACGGCTCATCCTCGAGACCGCGGTCGCCGCGTCGAGCGATCCCGCGAAGCCGTGGGCGCCGATCCTCGGCGCCGTGCTGCTCGGCCTCGTCGCCGCGGGATTCGTCGCCCTCCTCGCCGCCTTCCTCAGCCCGTTCCGCCGACAGGAGACCGTCGCATGAGCAGCCCATCGTCCCCGAGCACGGCCGCGTCCGCCCCCGAGCCGACCTCGGCGACGCCGGCCGGATCCGGCGCCGAGGCGTCCGAGGCCGTCGTCGTCCGCGGCGTCGAGCGGATCTTCCCCGGCGCGAAGGGCTCGAGCGTCACGGCCCTCACGGGCATCGACCTGACCGTGCACGCGGGCGAGTTCGTGAGCCTCATCGGTCCGTCGGGCTGCGGCAAGTCCACCCTGCTCCGCCTCATCGCGGATCTCGACGAACCGACGGCCGGCGACATCCGGGTCTTCGGCCGCACCGCACAGCAGGCGCGCGTCGACCAGGCGTACGGCATCGCGTTCCAGCAGGCGGGCCTGCTGCCATGGCGCACGGTCGCGGCGAACATCGAGCTGCCGCTGCAGCTGCACGGCGTCGCGGCGGCCCAGCGGCGGTCTCGCGTCGCGGAGCTCCTCGAGCTCGTCGGACTCGCTGACTTCTCGAAGCACTACCCCGACCAGCTCTCGGGCGGCATGCAGCAGCGCGTCGCGATCGCCCGCTCGCTCGCCGAGCAACCGCGCCTGCTGCT is a window encoding:
- a CDS encoding ABC transporter ATP-binding protein; protein product: MSSPSSPSTAASAPEPTSATPAGSGAEASEAVVVRGVERIFPGAKGSSVTALTGIDLTVHAGEFVSLIGPSGCGKSTLLRLIADLDEPTAGDIRVFGRTAQQARVDQAYGIAFQQAGLLPWRTVAANIELPLQLHGVAAAQRRSRVAELLELVGLADFSKHYPDQLSGGMQQRVAIARSLAEQPRLLLMDEPFGALDEMTRERMQTELLRIRAETGAAVVFVTHSIPEAVYLSDRVVVMSPRPGRITDEIDVRLGEAAERGEDLREDAAYFEGVTAVREALHGPATAPSAGAARGVDVR
- a CDS encoding ABC transporter permease, translating into MTTGTTTPRTRRTSRRWRAVLWGALGIVALAAIWELYKLVGPADGWLVGAQEGVTGSGIRLLPRTSDQAMPHTWEMFARIVEPVTRAPGALPLGAVVLLAALTSLGVAALGWLVGVVVGFALALLMLGFRIAERAVLPFVILSQTVPLIALAPLIRNWGSRLEFGAFSWESWMSVVIIASYLAFFPVAVGALRGLQSPEAAHLDLMRSYAAGWWRTLFRLRLPASVPFLIPAMRLAAANAVVGTVVAEISVGFTGGIGRLILETAVAASSDPAKPWAPILGAVLLGLVAAGFVALLAAFLSPFRRQETVA